A stretch of Oryza brachyantha chromosome 4, ObraRS2, whole genome shotgun sequence DNA encodes these proteins:
- the LOC102704513 gene encoding protein NRT1/ PTR FAMILY 4.3-like, translated as MDVESRSSPLPDAGAVDWRGRPCEPRRHGGMRAAVFVLGIQMFEIMAIAAVGNNLITYVFGEMHFPLSQAANVVTNFVGTIFLLSLLGGFLSDSYLGCFWTMLIFGFVELSGFILLSVQAHLPQLKPPPCSMAAMDGSCEQATGVKASIFFAALYLVALGSGCLKPNMIAHGADQFAAGGGAGGSGAADNAKRLSTYFNSAYFSFCAGELIALTALVWVQTHSGMDVGFGISAAAMAAGLVSLVSGAAFYRNKPPQGSIFTPIARVFVAAYTERKQICPSSSSDPANAGVCEPAHLAGGNFRHASKFRFLDKACVRAVQQAPNTKPERPWRACTVAEVQQAKTLLAVTPIFACTIVFNTVLAQLQTFSVQQGSAMDTALGGGSFRIPPASLQAIPYAMLLLLVPAYELLLVPLMKRATGTRSGITPLQRIGVGLCTVSLSMVAAATVERRRRDLSAAGAPRMSVLWIVPQFLVFGVSEMFTAVGLIEFFYSQACAGMQSFLTALTYCSYAFGFYLSSVLVSLVNRVTAASHGGRGGWLGDNDLDKDRLDLFYWMLAVLSVLNFFCYLLCARWYNSGADGSDAASAQVAAAEGDVKEII; from the exons ATGGACGTGGAgagccgctcgtcgccgcttccggacgccggcgccgtcgactGGCGCGGCCGGCCCTGCGAGCCgcgccggcacggcggcatgcgcgccgccgtcttcgtGCTAG ggATCCAGATGTTCGAGATCATGGCGATCGCGGCGGTGGGCAACAACCTCATCACGTACGTGTTCGGCGAGATGCATTTCCCGCTGTCGCAGGCGGCCAACGTGGTCACCAACTTCGTCGGCaccatcttcctcctctccctcctcggcGGCTTCCTCTCCGACTCCTACCTCGGCTGCTTCTGGACCATGCTCATCTTCGGCTTCGTCGAGCTCTCG GGTTTCATACTGCTGTCAGTGCAGGCGCACCTGCCGCAGCtgaagccgccgccgtgcagcaTGGCGGCCATGGACGGCAGCTGCGAGCAGGCCACGGGCGTCAAGGCCAGCATCTTCTTCGCGGCGCTCTACCTGGTGGCGCTCGGCAGCGGCTGCCTCAAGCCCAACATGATCGCGCACGGCGCCGACcagttcgccgccggcggcggcgccggcggtagTGGCGCAGCGGACAATGCCAAGAGGCTCTCCACCTACTTCAACTCGGCCTACTTCAGCTTCTGCGCCGGCGAGCTCATCGCGCTGACGGCGCTGGTCTGGGTGCAGACGCACTCCGGGATGGACGTCGGCTTCggcatctccgccgccgccatggcggccgGGCTCGTCAGCCTTGTGTCCGGCGCCGCCTTCTACCGGAACAAGCCCCCTCAGGGCAGCATCTTCACGCCTATTGCAAGG GTGTTTGTTGCTGCCTACACCGAGAGGAAGCAAATCTGCCCTTCCAGCTCCTCCGATCCTGCCAATGCCGGAGTTTGCGAGCCGGcacacctcgccggcggcaacTTCCGCCACGCCAGCAAATTCCG GTTCTTGGACAAGGCGTGCGTCAGGGCGGTGCAGCAGGCGCCGAACACGAAGCCGGAGCGCCCGTGGCGGGCGTGCACGGTCGCCGAGGTGCAGCAGGCGAAGACGCTCCTCGCCGTGACGCCCATCTTCGCGTGCACCATCGTCTTCAACACCGTGCTCGCGCAGCTGCAGACGTTCTCGGTGCAGCAGGGCAGCGCCATGGACAccgcgctcggcggcggctcgtTCCGCATCCCGCCGGCGTCGCTGCAGGCCATCCCCTACGCcatgctgctcctcctcgtcccGGCCTAtgagctcctcctcgtcccGCTCATGAAGCGCGCCACGGGCACGCGGTCCGGGATCACCCCGCTCCAGCGAATCGGCGTCGGCCTCTGCACCGTGTCGCTCTCCATggtagccgccgccaccgtcgagcgccggcgccgcgacCTCTCCGCCGCGGGGGCCCCGCGCATGTCCGTGCTCTGGATCGTGCCGCAGTTCCTCGTCTTCGGCGTGTCGGAGATGTTCACCGCCGTGGGGCTCATCGAGTTCTTCTACAGCCAGGCGTGCGCCGGCATGCAGTCCTTCCTCACGGCGCTCACCTACTGCTCCTACGCCTTCGGCTTCTACCTCAGCTCGGTGCTCGTGTCGCTGGTGAACAGGGTCACGGCGGCGAgccacggcggccgcggcgggtgGCTCGGCGACAACGACCTGGACAAGGACAGGCTGGACCTCTTCTACTGGATGCTCGCCGTGCTCAGCGTGCTCAACTTCTTCTGCTACCTGCTGTGCGCGAGGTGGTACAACTCCGGCGCCGACGGGTCCGACGCCGCCTCTGCTCAGGTTGCAGCAGCAGAAGGTGACGTCAAGGAGATCatctga